Below is a genomic region from Gemmatimonadota bacterium.
GAGTCCGGGATCACGACACGGGTGGCCACCGGGACCTCGGAGGACTTCACGATCACCGAAGAGACGGTGACCGAAAAGACGGCCGAGAGCTACTTTGCGAAGGCGCGATACGACCGGATGCTGGGGGATGCGGCCTTTCTCTTCGGAGGTGCCGGGTGGGATCGGAACACCTTTGCGGGAATCCAGAACCGGTACGCGATGGTGGCGGGCGGCGGGCGGACCTGGTTCGAGGACGACGCGCGCCGGCTGAAAACCGATCTGGGCGCCACGTACACGATCCAGGAGGACGTCGTGGAAGTCCCCGGCGCGGAGGACACTTTTCTAGGGGCCCGCGCCACGCTGGACTATGTCCGCACGCTTACGGAGACGACCTCCTACACGAGCCTCCTCGTCGTGGACGAAAATTTCGAGGACACCGGGGATCTCCGCGCCGACTGGACCAATTCCATCTCGGTCACGATGTCCGAGAGGTTGGCCCTCAAGGCGAGTTACCAGCTCCTCTTCGACAACCTCCCCGCGGTCACCTCCGTGCCCCTCGGAGAAGGTTCGGTCCAGGTCCCGCTCGAGAAGGTGGACGGCGCCCTCAGCATCGCGGTCGTCGTGGACTTCTGAGGCAGCGGCGCATCGGCGGCCGATGATCCCGGACGGATCAGTCGGATTTCTTCGCCGGCCGCGGCGCCCGTTTCCTCACGGCCTTCCCGGGCCGGCGAGAGATCGGAACCTCCTGGATCAGGACCTCCGCGCGCAGGTCCAACCCCTTGGAAAGCCTGCGAATCATTGGAAGCGTGAGCGCCCGCTTGCGGGAGAGCACCTCCGAGACGCGGCCTCGGGAACCGATCATCGGCTCCAGGTCACGTTGCCGGAGGTTTTTCTGCTCCATACGGACTCGAATGGCTTCGATGGGATCCGGGGTTTCGATCGGCCAGTGGCGTGCTTCGTACGCTTCGATCAGCGTCACGAACACATCCAGGCGATCGCCTTCCGACGAGCCGGGGACCGCATCCATCAGAGAATCGACCTCCGCCAGAGCGGCGGCGTAGTCGTCCTCGGTGCGGATCGGCCGAACGTTGATTTCCATCAGATCGTCTCCGCGTTAATGGCATCGTATTCCGCGTGAGTCCCCACGAAACGGATGTAAACGATACGATACGGGTAGTTGATGCGAGCCACGAGCCGAAATTTGTTACCCGCGATGTTGAAGACCACTCGGCCCTTCTTCAGGATGCTTGCATCTCCATAAGTCGCCTTCACGTCCGCGGGAGTCGACCAGTCCGCCCCCTCCACGGTGGCATGCCAAACCTGAAGCGGCGCTTTTGCTTGGGCGCCGCGCGCATGCGATTCCCAGAACTGGCGCAGGGTGCGCTTGGCGATGAGCCGCATGAGGAAGTATAAAGTTGCTCCCGCTATGGGAGCAAGCTGCGGGGTAAGACGCGCGCGGCTCCCCGATCCAAGGACCGTAGTCATCCAGGTGCGTGCGATACCTGCGGCGTGAATTGCCGGTCAATGGTCGGAAAGAGTAACCCACCGCACCCTATGGCCGTGATAGAAGGCTAGGAATTCCCAACCGCCTGCGAACGAGAAAGCCGAGGTAGGACGCGGAGTTGGGGAGAGCAACGATTCCGAAAGCGGGAGCGGTGGGGAGAGGCTGGGCAGATGAA
It encodes:
- a CDS encoding DUF481 domain-containing protein; translated protein: MPRPLAHATRLFSFLSFLALASSLSAQDEPPLGFGNVAEVTYVMTNGNATSSTLGIKNTATHHWTRSSFQLAVGAVRAESGITTRVATGTSEDFTITEETVTEKTAESYFAKARYDRMLGDAAFLFGGAGWDRNTFAGIQNRYAMVAGGGRTWFEDDARRLKTDLGATYTIQEDVVEVPGAEDTFLGARATLDYVRTLTETTSYTSLLVVDENFEDTGDLRADWTNSISVTMSERLALKASYQLLFDNLPAVTSVPLGEGSVQVPLEKVDGALSIAVVVDF
- a CDS encoding transcriptional regulator; protein product: MEINVRPIRTEDDYAAALAEVDSLMDAVPGSSEGDRLDVFVTLIEAYEARHWPIETPDPIEAIRVRMEQKNLRQRDLEPMIGSRGRVSEVLSRKRALTLPMIRRLSKGLDLRAEVLIQEVPISRRPGKAVRKRAPRPAKKSD
- a CDS encoding type II toxin-antitoxin system HigB family toxin; its protein translation is MRLIAKRTLRQFWESHARGAQAKAPLQVWHATVEGADWSTPADVKATYGDASILKKGRVVFNIAGNKFRLVARINYPYRIVYIRFVGTHAEYDAINAETI